A region of Rhodanobacteraceae bacterium DNA encodes the following proteins:
- a CDS encoding ABC transporter, ATP-binding protein, producing the protein MFGYYIDLAWRSLKRTPVLTALMVLAIGLGIGASMTMITVLHVMTEDPLPGRSAHLYVPHLDPLPVTYQQPENAPEPNDSLTWPDAMALLRAHRATRQAAMAGGTLLVTPQRANLQPFDINGRYATSDFFAMFGVPFMAGSGWTAGDDVTHAHVVVLAESLARKLFGDANPVGQTVELGNNGSAPNEFRVIGVTRDWAPRPMFYEDSAGKPYSDADEFFLPLTASIDLKLDFNGNFMGWGRGSGESWRTSPRISWLQFWVQLDTPEQVKAYHQFLVDYSAEQKALGRFQRPATNAKLYSMMGWLAHENLVPDDVRLQFWLAIGFLGVAMLNIVALLLAKFLRRSSEISVRRAMGARKRDIFVQFGIESALIGVAGGLLGLGIAQIGLWSIRQRPDDYAHLASMDPSMLIGTVLLAIVASVLAGLLPAWRACRVPPALQLKTL; encoded by the coding sequence ATGTTCGGCTACTACATCGACCTCGCCTGGCGCAGCCTGAAGCGCACGCCGGTGTTGACCGCGCTGATGGTGCTCGCGATCGGCCTCGGCATCGGCGCCAGCATGACCATGATCACGGTGCTGCACGTGATGACCGAGGACCCTTTGCCGGGGCGCAGCGCGCATTTGTATGTGCCGCATCTGGACCCACTGCCGGTCACCTACCAGCAACCGGAAAACGCGCCGGAGCCCAACGACAGTCTGACGTGGCCCGACGCGATGGCATTGCTGCGCGCGCATCGCGCGACGCGCCAGGCGGCGATGGCCGGCGGCACGCTGCTGGTGACGCCGCAACGCGCAAACCTGCAGCCCTTCGACATCAACGGCCGCTATGCCACCTCCGATTTCTTCGCGATGTTCGGTGTGCCTTTCATGGCGGGCAGCGGCTGGACCGCGGGGGACGATGTCACACATGCGCACGTGGTGGTGTTGGCCGAGTCGCTGGCACGCAAGTTGTTCGGTGATGCAAATCCCGTCGGGCAAACCGTGGAGCTCGGCAACAACGGCAGTGCGCCGAATGAATTCCGGGTGATCGGCGTGACCCGCGATTGGGCGCCACGGCCTATGTTCTACGAAGATTCGGCGGGCAAGCCGTACAGCGATGCGGACGAGTTCTTCCTGCCGCTGACCGCATCGATCGATCTCAAGCTGGACTTCAACGGCAACTTCATGGGTTGGGGGCGTGGCAGTGGTGAGAGTTGGCGCACCAGTCCACGCATAAGCTGGCTGCAATTCTGGGTCCAACTGGATACGCCCGAGCAGGTGAAGGCGTACCACCAGTTCCTGGTCGATTATTCGGCCGAGCAGAAGGCGTTGGGCCGATTCCAGCGTCCCGCGACGAACGCGAAGTTGTACAGCATGATGGGCTGGCTCGCGCACGAGAATCTGGTGCCCGACGACGTGCGCCTGCAGTTCTGGCTCGCGATCGGTTTCCTCGGCGTGGCCATGTTGAACATCGTGGCGCTGCTGCTGGCCAAGTTCCTGCGCCGCAGCAGCGAGATCAGCGTGCGCCGCGCGATGGGCGCGCGCAAGCGCGACATCTTCGTGCAGTTCGGGATCGAGTCGGCGTTGATCGGCGTCGCGGGCGGTCTGCTTGGCCTCGGGATCGCGCAGATCGGTCTGTGGAGCATCCGCCAGCGTCCCGATGACTATGCGCACTTGGCGAGCATGGATCCGTCGATGCTTATCGGCACCGTGTTGCTGGCAATCGTCGCAAGTGTGCTGGCCGGCCTGCTGCCGGCGTGGCGCGCATGCCGCGTGCCACCGGCGTTGCAATTGAAGACCCTGTAG
- a CDS encoding ABC transporter, permease protein, with product MQIQPILAALKHHKLATFLIAMEIALACAVLCNAVFLIATRMSAMNLHSGVDEDSLGAIVVTGFDPRQVNDLNARMLAGLGAIPGVESVHAISSVPFGPQWGVSGMTLDQAGKQPGAVVEFYLGDPGTPKALGLKLVAGHMPAADDYQPLQDHEFFPPSSRVLITRALAEKLWPGENPLGKQFWSAKWQFRVIGVVANLSVSQYTENGEHGAEWCVFVPVQAGGQLAGTYLIRAKPRDLERVMTRARAAVARIAPDVVLDHANSHTISFLRARFFQTDRAMTGLLVGVIVALLGVTAFGIVGLASFWVAQRRKQIGIRRALGATRADILRYFQTENFLIVTFGIVLGIVLAIGINLALMKWFEVSRLPLWYLPVGAVVLWLLGQLAVLAPALRAAAVPPVVATRSV from the coding sequence ATGCAAATCCAACCCATCCTTGCCGCGCTGAAACATCACAAGCTCGCGACGTTCCTCATCGCGATGGAAATCGCGCTGGCCTGCGCGGTGCTGTGCAACGCGGTGTTCCTGATCGCCACCCGAATGTCGGCGATGAATCTGCACAGCGGCGTTGACGAAGACTCGCTGGGCGCGATCGTGGTCACGGGGTTCGATCCGCGGCAGGTCAACGATTTGAATGCGCGGATGCTTGCCGGCCTCGGAGCCATTCCGGGCGTCGAGTCGGTGCACGCGATCTCGTCGGTGCCGTTCGGGCCGCAGTGGGGCGTTTCGGGCATGACGCTCGACCAGGCCGGCAAGCAGCCGGGAGCGGTGGTCGAGTTTTACCTGGGAGACCCCGGCACGCCGAAGGCGCTTGGGCTGAAACTTGTCGCCGGGCACATGCCTGCTGCCGACGATTACCAGCCGCTGCAGGATCACGAATTTTTCCCGCCCTCCTCGCGCGTGCTGATTACGCGCGCGTTGGCCGAGAAACTGTGGCCGGGCGAAAACCCGCTGGGCAAGCAGTTCTGGTCAGCCAAGTGGCAGTTCCGCGTCATCGGCGTGGTCGCGAACCTCTCGGTGTCGCAGTACACCGAAAACGGCGAGCATGGCGCCGAGTGGTGCGTGTTCGTGCCGGTCCAGGCGGGCGGCCAGCTTGCGGGCACTTACCTGATCCGCGCCAAGCCCAGGGATCTGGAACGCGTGATGACCAGGGCGCGCGCGGCGGTCGCCAGGATCGCACCGGACGTGGTGCTGGATCATGCGAACAGTCACACCATTTCCTTCCTGCGCGCGCGCTTCTTCCAGACCGACCGTGCGATGACGGGTTTGCTGGTCGGCGTCATCGTCGCGCTGCTTGGCGTCACCGCGTTCGGGATCGTGGGACTCGCGAGTTTCTGGGTCGCGCAGCGGCGCAAGCAAATTGGAATACGCCGCGCGCTGGGCGCGACGCGCGCGGACATCCTGCGCTACTTCCAGACCGAGAACTTCCTGATCGTCACCTTCGGGATCGTGCTGGGCATCGTGCTGGCGATCGGGATCAACCTTGCGCTGATGAAGTGGTTCGAGGTCTCGCGCCTGCCGCTGTGGTACCTGCCGGTCGGCGCGGTGGTGCTGTGGCTGCTGGGGCAACTCGCGGTACTGGCGCCCGCGCTGCGCGCCGCGGCGGTGCCGCCGGTGGTGGCGACGCGATCGGTTTGA
- a CDS encoding ABC transporter, permease protein has protein sequence MEIQPILAALRKHKIPAALIVLEIALACAVLCNAVFMIGQRISEIHLPNAIDEQGVADIRVMGTDPKLATDDVPRNLAALRQIPGVTAAAVINTMPLTNNGWNSNVATQPQDVMEKDSPNVATYFFTSGGEQALGLRLLRGRFFTSEEFADSKLASNYIPTAHVMLITQSLADRLWPGQDALGKQVWVGKEIHFTVVGIIADVLRPNQNGEGLAAFHWAMFLPLSPGPGGFLNDYVVRTSPQDRARVIDAAKQKLAALSPNAVVRGISFTDVRDKFFATDRSMIWMLVLVCVVMLAVTAFGIVGLTSFWVGQRRRQIGIRRALGATRAHILQYFQTENFLLSTAGVATGMLLAFGINLYLMQHYQLDRMPWYYLPVSAIALWILGQLAVLGPALRAANVPPVVATRSV, from the coding sequence ATGGAAATCCAACCCATCCTTGCCGCGCTGCGCAAGCACAAGATCCCGGCCGCGCTGATCGTGCTGGAAATCGCGCTGGCCTGCGCGGTGCTTTGCAATGCCGTGTTCATGATCGGCCAGCGCATCAGCGAAATACACCTGCCCAATGCGATCGACGAGCAGGGCGTCGCGGACATCCGGGTGATGGGTACCGACCCGAAGCTCGCGACCGACGACGTCCCGCGCAATCTCGCGGCCCTGCGGCAGATTCCCGGCGTCACCGCGGCCGCGGTGATCAACACCATGCCGCTGACCAACAACGGCTGGAACAGCAACGTCGCCACCCAGCCGCAGGACGTGATGGAAAAGGATAGTCCCAATGTTGCGACCTACTTCTTCACGTCGGGTGGCGAACAGGCGCTGGGCTTGCGGCTGCTGCGCGGGCGGTTTTTCACCAGCGAGGAATTTGCCGACAGCAAGCTCGCGAGCAACTACATTCCGACCGCGCATGTCATGTTGATCACGCAAAGCCTGGCCGACCGCCTGTGGCCGGGGCAGGATGCGCTGGGCAAGCAGGTGTGGGTCGGCAAGGAGATTCACTTCACCGTGGTCGGCATCATCGCCGATGTGCTGCGGCCGAACCAGAATGGGGAAGGGCTCGCGGCATTCCACTGGGCGATGTTCCTGCCGCTCAGTCCCGGCCCCGGCGGTTTCCTGAACGACTACGTCGTGCGGACTTCGCCGCAGGATCGCGCGCGGGTGATCGACGCGGCGAAGCAAAAGCTCGCGGCGTTGTCGCCCAACGCGGTGGTCAGGGGCATTTCATTCACCGATGTCCGCGACAAGTTCTTCGCCACCGACCGCAGCATGATCTGGATGCTGGTGCTGGTGTGCGTGGTGATGCTGGCGGTGACCGCGTTCGGCATCGTGGGCCTCACCAGTTTCTGGGTCGGCCAGCGGCGCCGCCAGATCGGCATCCGCCGCGCGCTGGGTGCGACGCGCGCGCACATCCTGCAGTACTTCCAGACCGAGAACTTCCTGCTGAGCACGGCGGGCGTCGCGACCGGGATGCTGCTCGCGTTCGGGATCAACCTGTATCTGATGCAGCACTACCAACTCGACCGGATGCCCTGGTACTACCTGCCGGTGAGCGCCATCGCGCTGTGGATCCTCGGCCAGCTAGCGGTGCTGGGCCCCGCCCTGCGCGCCGCCAACGTGCCGCCGGTAGTGGCAACGCGGAGCGTGTGA
- a CDS encoding ABC transporter, permease protein: protein MEIRPILATLHKHKLTAILLTLQVAFTCAIVCNVAFMIIHRAQRVSIRTGIAENQLSVIRVEGTRQGANPQAQHAEDLGALRAIPGVESVVATDGSLPLSQNSSFYGVCPTQQALERAMQVQSLGAACVQPGVYVGSPGLIATLGLDLVDGRDFRADEFVQDDDPPVAIISQALAQRLYPGQNPLGKELYTGAKNPIRVIGVVKTLLAARLRTPGTDDYTMIYPQLPGGRMSALVYYVLRSAPQDRERVLKAARATLLKVDPSRIVGKGQTYSQIRARYFQRDTTMIGLLIASALGLLFVTALGITGLANFWVQQRTRSIGIRRALGATRGNILHYFQTENFLIVTGGVVLGVVLAIGLNLLLMKHYELPRLPLWYLPIGAVVLWLLGQLAVLSPALRASNVPPVVATRSV, encoded by the coding sequence ATGGAAATCCGCCCGATTCTTGCAACATTGCACAAGCACAAGCTCACCGCGATCCTGCTGACGCTGCAGGTCGCGTTCACCTGCGCGATCGTGTGCAACGTCGCGTTCATGATCATCCACCGCGCGCAGCGTGTGTCGATCCGGACCGGCATTGCCGAGAACCAGTTGTCGGTGATCCGGGTCGAGGGAACCCGGCAAGGCGCCAACCCGCAAGCGCAGCACGCGGAGGACCTGGGCGCCTTGCGCGCGATTCCGGGCGTCGAATCGGTGGTGGCGACCGACGGTTCGCTGCCGTTGAGCCAGAACAGCAGTTTCTACGGAGTGTGCCCCACCCAGCAGGCCCTGGAGCGGGCGATGCAGGTGCAATCGTTGGGCGCGGCATGCGTGCAGCCCGGCGTTTATGTCGGCTCACCCGGATTGATCGCGACGCTGGGATTGGACCTCGTCGATGGGCGGGATTTCCGCGCCGACGAGTTCGTGCAAGACGACGATCCACCCGTCGCGATCATCAGCCAGGCCTTGGCGCAACGCCTTTATCCGGGCCAGAACCCGCTCGGCAAGGAACTCTACACGGGTGCAAAGAACCCGATCCGCGTGATCGGCGTCGTCAAGACGCTGCTGGCGGCGCGCCTGCGCACGCCCGGCACCGATGACTACACAATGATCTATCCCCAGTTGCCGGGAGGCAGGATGAGTGCGTTGGTGTATTACGTGCTGCGCAGCGCGCCGCAGGATCGCGAGCGAGTGCTGAAAGCAGCGCGTGCCACTTTGCTCAAGGTCGATCCCAGCCGTATCGTTGGCAAAGGGCAGACCTATTCGCAAATCCGTGCGCGGTATTTCCAGCGCGACACCACGATGATCGGCCTGTTGATCGCTTCGGCGCTGGGCCTGCTGTTCGTCACCGCGCTGGGCATCACGGGCCTGGCGAACTTCTGGGTGCAGCAGCGCACGCGCAGCATCGGCATCCGCCGCGCGCTGGGCGCGACGCGCGGCAATATCCTGCATTATTTCCAGACCGAGAATTTCCTGATCGTCACCGGCGGCGTCGTGCTGGGTGTCGTGCTGGCGATCGGCCTGAACCTGCTGCTGATGAAGCATTACGAATTGCCGCGCCTGCCGCTGTGGTACCTGCCCATCGGCGCCGTGGTGCTGTGGCTGCTCGGGCAACTCGCGGTGCTGTCGCCTGCGCTGCGTGCCTCCAATGTGCCGCCGGTGGTGGCGACGCGGTCGGTGTAG
- a CDS encoding ABC transporter, permease protein yields MTLPPILAALKKHKAGVTLITLQIALTLAIVCNAVFIIGQRIERVHRPSGLDEQNLFLIQQAYVGAPSGDDAASVEKLDAMQRGDLAALRNLPDVESVAAINSLPLLQSSWTGGVGLKPDQQHSTEHAAYYFGDEQMLKTLGLQLVAGRNFTSSEITNRGFRGVGEPPMVIITKALADKLFPNGGALGKTVYLDGLAIPSTIIGVVARMQIPAAGGWGDSFAWNSVLQPVRLDAYYTRTAVRAKPGRLDAAMREAREALFNANPMRVLENQPDIGIGIMPFSEVRARAYRADIGMAILMGVICVILLCVTGAGIVGLTSFWVGQRRKQIGIRRALGATQRDILHYFQTENLLIAGAGVVLGAILAVGLNLWLMKQFQMDRMSLLYVLVGVIALLALGQGAVFAPALRASRVSPVEATRSV; encoded by the coding sequence ATGACCCTTCCCCCCATCCTCGCGGCGCTGAAGAAGCACAAGGCCGGCGTCACCCTGATCACGCTGCAGATCGCGCTGACGCTGGCGATCGTGTGCAACGCGGTGTTCATCATCGGGCAGCGCATCGAGCGGGTGCACCGGCCGAGCGGCCTCGACGAGCAGAACCTGTTCCTGATCCAGCAGGCCTACGTGGGCGCTCCGTCGGGCGACGACGCGGCATCGGTCGAGAAGCTCGACGCGATGCAGCGCGGCGACCTCGCCGCCTTGCGCAACCTGCCCGACGTGGAATCGGTCGCGGCCATCAACTCGCTGCCGCTGCTGCAGTCGTCATGGACGGGGGGCGTCGGACTGAAACCGGACCAGCAGCACAGCACCGAGCACGCCGCCTACTATTTCGGCGACGAGCAGATGCTGAAGACGCTGGGCCTGCAGCTGGTCGCGGGCCGCAATTTCACCTCCAGCGAAATCACGAACCGCGGGTTCCGCGGCGTCGGCGAACCGCCCATGGTGATCATCACCAAGGCGCTCGCGGACAAGCTGTTCCCGAACGGCGGTGCGCTCGGCAAGACGGTCTATCTCGACGGGCTGGCGATCCCGAGCACCATCATCGGCGTGGTCGCGCGCATGCAGATTCCGGCTGCCGGCGGGTGGGGTGACAGCTTCGCGTGGAATTCCGTGCTGCAGCCCGTGCGTCTGGATGCCTATTACACGCGTACCGCGGTGCGCGCCAAACCGGGGCGGCTCGACGCGGCGATGCGCGAAGCGCGCGAAGCGCTGTTCAATGCCAACCCGATGCGCGTGCTGGAGAACCAGCCGGACATCGGCATCGGCATCATGCCGTTCTCTGAAGTTCGCGCGCGTGCTTACCGCGCCGACATCGGCATGGCGATCCTGATGGGCGTGATCTGCGTGATCCTGCTGTGCGTCACCGGCGCCGGCATCGTGGGCTTGACCAGTTTCTGGGTCGGCCAGCGGCGCAAGCAGATAGGCATCCGCCGCGCACTGGGCGCGACACAGCGGGACATCCTGCATTACTTCCAGACCGAGAACCTGCTGATCGCGGGCGCCGGCGTGGTGCTGGGCGCGATCCTCGCGGTCGGGCTGAACCTGTGGCTGATGAAGCAATTCCAGATGGACCGGATGTCGCTGCTGTACGTGCTGGTGGGCGTCATCGCGCTGCTGGCGCTGGGGCAGGGCGCGGTGTTCGCGCCGGCGCTGCGCGCCTCGCGCGTGTCGCCGGTGGAAGCGACGCGGAGCGTGTGA
- a CDS encoding ABC transporter, ATP-binding protein, whose product MFAYYLDLAFRSLKRNPVLTFLMVLAIAVGIGASMTTLTVMHILSGDPLPGKSAHIYYPQVDPTPADWYNKSHPLEVMDDRSAMDLWSAHRADRQALVVQSPVKVSAPGVDRPPLMLTLLATTSDFFPMFEVPFEYGSAWTPSDETGRARVAVISSDLNDKLFGGKNSVGKTLRLKDSDVRIVGVLKPWRPTPLFYDAEGGFTGNGYDTSYYAKPEDVFMPFQSALEVNDGNFFQFTCWGNGPTVPGHLENSPCLWVALWVELDSAAKADAYRAFLENYAEQQKTLGRFANTDTRMLDLMQRLDYEQVIPKNVRLQTWLAFAFLAICLFNTVGLLLAKFLRRAGEIGVRRALGASSRAIFAQCLTEAGLIGFIGGVGGWLLTMIGLWLVRRQQTPYSDLVHLDVSMFVVTFMLAIAVSLLAGALPALRASRIAPALQLKTL is encoded by the coding sequence ATGTTCGCTTATTACCTCGACCTGGCGTTCCGAAGCCTCAAGCGCAACCCGGTGCTCACGTTCCTGATGGTGCTGGCGATCGCCGTGGGCATCGGCGCGTCGATGACGACGCTGACGGTGATGCACATCCTTTCCGGCGATCCGCTGCCGGGCAAGAGCGCGCACATCTATTACCCGCAGGTGGACCCCACTCCGGCCGATTGGTACAACAAATCGCATCCGCTCGAAGTGATGGATGACCGCTCGGCGATGGATCTGTGGAGCGCGCATCGTGCCGATCGCCAGGCGCTGGTCGTGCAAAGTCCCGTGAAAGTCAGCGCCCCCGGTGTGGATCGCCCGCCGCTGATGCTGACCCTGTTGGCCACCACCTCGGATTTCTTTCCGATGTTCGAGGTGCCGTTCGAGTACGGCAGCGCGTGGACGCCTTCGGACGAAACAGGCCGCGCGCGCGTCGCGGTGATCTCGTCCGACCTCAATGACAAGCTGTTCGGCGGCAAGAACAGTGTGGGCAAAACCCTGCGCCTGAAGGACAGCGATGTGCGAATCGTGGGTGTGCTGAAGCCGTGGCGGCCCACGCCATTGTTCTACGACGCGGAAGGCGGCTTCACCGGTAACGGTTACGACACGAGTTATTACGCCAAGCCGGAGGACGTATTCATGCCGTTCCAGAGCGCGCTCGAAGTCAACGACGGCAATTTCTTCCAGTTCACCTGTTGGGGTAACGGGCCGACCGTTCCGGGTCATCTGGAAAATTCACCCTGCCTGTGGGTCGCGCTGTGGGTGGAGCTGGACAGTGCAGCCAAGGCGGATGCTTATCGCGCGTTCCTCGAGAACTATGCCGAGCAGCAAAAGACGCTCGGCCGTTTCGCGAATACCGACACGCGCATGCTGGATTTGATGCAGAGGCTGGATTACGAACAGGTGATTCCGAAGAACGTGCGGCTGCAGACCTGGCTGGCATTCGCGTTCCTGGCGATCTGCCTGTTCAACACGGTCGGGCTGTTGCTGGCGAAATTCCTGCGCCGCGCCGGCGAGATCGGCGTTCGGCGCGCGCTGGGTGCGTCGAGCCGCGCGATCTTCGCGCAATGCCTGACCGAAGCGGGATTGATCGGTTTCATCGGTGGCGTCGGCGGCTGGTTGCTGACGATGATCGGGTTATGGCTGGTGCGCCGGCAGCAGACGCCGTATTCCGACCTGGTGCACCTGGACGTATCGATGTTCGTCGTGACGTTCATGCTGGCGATCGCGGTGAGTTTGTTGGCGGGTGCGTTGCCCGCGTTGCGGGCGAGCCGGATCGCGCCGGCGTTGCAGTTGAAGACGTTGTAG
- a CDS encoding ABC transporter, ATP-binding protein: MFGYYLDLAIRSFKRNRVLTALMVLALGLGIGASITTLTVLKLLSGDPLPQKSARLFTAEIDPLPAQGYVPGQTKPPWGNLMPYTDAMNLLRAHRAERQAAMALTQAKVTPARAGEHPFFSDAVMTTADFFAMFDAPFEYGSGWNAQSDDDSARVAVIAGFLNDKLFGGKNSVGQVIRINDHDYRVVGVLKDWSPQPRFYAVDLGGRSYGNGDAVFLPLKSARADDMDPQNVSCWQTADIQHLETAPCVFVSVWVELKHASDAAAYQTFLSNYVQQQISLGRFQRPEVVFPNLMKFLALEQVVPDDARLQTNLAFGFLLICIVNTVGLLLAKCLRRSREIGVRRALGATRRAIFAQFMVESGMVGIAGGVLGLVFAELGLWAIRHQPAQYAHLAHLDVSMFFATFVIALIASLIAGLLPAWRACVVAPAPQLKSV; this comes from the coding sequence ATGTTCGGCTACTACCTCGACCTCGCAATACGCAGCTTCAAGCGCAACCGCGTGCTGACCGCGCTGATGGTGCTGGCGCTCGGCCTCGGCATCGGCGCGTCGATCACGACGCTCACCGTGCTGAAGCTCCTCTCCGGCGATCCGTTGCCGCAGAAGAGCGCGCGGCTGTTCACGGCGGAAATCGATCCGCTGCCCGCACAAGGCTACGTGCCGGGCCAGACCAAGCCGCCGTGGGGCAACCTGATGCCCTACACCGACGCGATGAACCTGTTGCGGGCGCACCGGGCGGAGCGCCAGGCGGCGATGGCGCTGACGCAGGCCAAGGTAACGCCGGCCCGCGCGGGCGAGCATCCCTTCTTCAGCGACGCCGTGATGACCACCGCGGATTTCTTCGCGATGTTCGATGCGCCGTTCGAATACGGCAGCGGCTGGAACGCGCAGAGCGACGACGACAGCGCGCGCGTGGCGGTGATCGCGGGTTTCCTCAACGACAAGCTGTTCGGCGGGAAAAACAGTGTCGGGCAGGTGATCCGCATCAACGATCACGACTACCGCGTGGTCGGCGTGCTGAAGGACTGGTCGCCACAGCCGCGGTTCTACGCGGTGGATCTCGGCGGGCGCAGCTACGGCAACGGCGATGCGGTGTTCCTGCCGCTGAAATCGGCGCGCGCCGACGACATGGATCCGCAAAACGTGAGCTGCTGGCAGACCGCGGACATCCAGCATCTGGAAACCGCACCGTGCGTGTTCGTGAGCGTGTGGGTGGAGCTGAAGCACGCCTCCGACGCGGCCGCCTACCAGACCTTCCTTTCCAATTACGTGCAGCAGCAGATCAGCCTCGGGCGTTTCCAGCGCCCAGAGGTGGTGTTTCCCAACTTGATGAAGTTCCTTGCGCTGGAACAGGTGGTGCCCGACGACGCGCGCCTGCAAACCAACCTCGCGTTCGGGTTCCTGCTGATCTGCATCGTCAACACGGTGGGTCTGCTGCTGGCCAAGTGCCTGCGCCGTTCGCGCGAGATCGGCGTGCGCCGCGCGCTGGGCGCGACGCGGCGCGCGATCTTCGCGCAGTTCATGGTGGAGTCCGGCATGGTCGGCATCGCCGGCGGAGTGCTGGGCCTGGTCTTCGCGGAGCTCGGCTTGTGGGCGATCCGCCATCAGCCGGCGCAGTACGCGCACCTCGCGCACCTCGACGTTTCCATGTTCTTCGCGACGTTCGTGATCGCGCTGATCGCCAGCCTGATCGCGGGCCTGCTGCCCGCATGGCGCGCGTGCGTGGTGGCGCCTGCGCCGCAACTGAAGAGCGTGTAG
- a CDS encoding Histidine kinase/response regulator hybrid protein, with protein MRTVLIIDDQAAVRDALSLLLSLHDIRPLTAATPDEGLATLARERVDAVIADMNFSADTTSGEEGVALFHAIRQRHPDLPVILLTGWSHLETAVQLVKAGAADYMSKPWDDAKLLATVENLLELAENARVAETARVSRRRRREALERDYDLRGIVFASDDMLRLLELACRVARADVPVLITGPNGAGKERIAEIVHANSAVKDKPLLTVNCGALPSELIEAELFGAEAGAFTGAARAREGRFEAADGGTLFLDEIGNLPAAGQMKLLRVLESGEFERLGSTRTRKVKVRVISATNADLPRMIRDGKFREDLFYRLNTIEIALPPLAERPDDILPLAERFLDDDAVLSDEARDALLEYPWPGNVRELKNIIDRAKLLCGRGEITPKHLGLSPVVVSAAARNLDDPPREAIEEALRRAGGMVSRAARALGLSRQALYRRMQRYGIPTEG; from the coding sequence ATGCGCACCGTATTGATCATCGACGACCAGGCTGCGGTGCGCGATGCGCTGTCGCTGCTGCTGTCGCTGCACGACATCCGTCCGCTGACCGCGGCGACGCCGGACGAAGGCCTGGCGACGCTGGCGCGCGAACGGGTGGACGCGGTGATCGCGGACATGAACTTCAGCGCCGACACCACCTCGGGCGAGGAGGGCGTGGCGCTGTTCCACGCGATCCGCCAACGGCATCCGGACTTGCCGGTGATCCTGCTGACCGGCTGGTCGCACCTCGAAACCGCGGTGCAATTGGTGAAGGCTGGCGCGGCCGATTACATGTCCAAGCCCTGGGACGACGCCAAGCTGCTGGCGACGGTCGAGAACCTGCTGGAGCTTGCCGAGAACGCGCGCGTGGCCGAAACCGCGCGGGTCTCGCGCCGGCGCCGGCGCGAAGCGCTGGAACGCGATTACGACCTGCGCGGCATCGTGTTCGCATCCGATGACATGCTGCGGCTGCTGGAACTCGCCTGCCGGGTCGCGCGCGCCGACGTGCCGGTGCTGATCACGGGCCCGAACGGCGCCGGCAAGGAGCGCATCGCCGAAATCGTGCACGCCAATTCGGCGGTGAAGGACAAGCCGCTGCTGACGGTGAACTGCGGTGCGCTGCCCAGCGAGTTGATCGAGGCCGAACTGTTCGGCGCCGAGGCCGGCGCGTTCACCGGCGCGGCGCGCGCGCGCGAGGGCCGTTTCGAGGCGGCCGACGGCGGCACGCTGTTCCTCGACGAGATCGGCAACCTGCCTGCCGCGGGCCAGATGAAACTGTTGCGGGTGCTGGAATCGGGCGAGTTCGAGCGGCTGGGTTCGACGCGCACCCGCAAGGTGAAGGTGCGCGTGATCAGCGCGACCAATGCCGATCTGCCGAGGATGATCCGCGACGGCAAGTTCCGCGAGGATCTGTTCTACCGGTTGAACACCATCGAGATCGCGTTGCCGCCGCTGGCCGAGCGGCCGGACGACATCCTGCCGCTGGCCGAGCGCTTTCTCGACGACGACGCGGTGCTGTCCGACGAGGCGCGCGACGCGTTGCTGGAATATCCGTGGCCCGGCAACGTGCGCGAACTCAAGAACATCATCGACCGCGCGAAGCTGCTGTGCGGCCGCGGCGAAATCACGCCGAAGCACCTGGGATTGTCGCCGGTGGTGGTTTCGGCCGCCGCACGCAATCTGGACGACCCGCCGCGCGAAGCGATCGAGGAAGCGCTGCGCAGGGCCGGCGGCATGGTCAGTCGCGCCGCGCGCGCACTGGGTCTGTCGCGGCAGGCGCTGTACCGGCGCATGCAGCGCTACGGCATTCCGACGGAGGGGTGA